In Deltaproteobacteria bacterium, a single window of DNA contains:
- a CDS encoding DUF6062 family protein, with the protein MTAVAPRDRFYFKLFDRLDGPGCPICGIVIDDSRTYLDSVLYERVTDVPTREGLRESFGLCNPHTWLLRDLPASSAPDLGFAIIARDLLNRFRHTAGAPPVTGWRALRGWLTHAASGLRARLKRTTCPACVVAARSESVHLQQLLDLLGDKTFSGKYRNSSGICIPHFLVAEETQAGHPHFAKLRQLQVRAAQSLHDTLDRFTEKHDHRAREEITPAEANAWIDAMEFLGGKRGVFDNEMRRPARWSWRSLFKR; encoded by the coding sequence GTGACCGCGGTTGCACCCAGAGACCGCTTCTACTTTAAGCTCTTCGACCGGCTCGACGGGCCGGGTTGCCCCATCTGCGGCATCGTCATCGACGACAGCCGCACCTACCTGGACAGCGTCCTCTACGAACGCGTTACCGACGTACCCACGCGGGAGGGCCTGCGGGAATCCTTCGGCCTCTGCAACCCGCACACGTGGCTGCTGCGCGACCTGCCCGCATCCAGCGCCCCCGACCTGGGCTTCGCCATCATCGCCAGGGACCTGCTGAACCGCTTCCGCCACACGGCCGGCGCGCCCCCTGTTACCGGATGGCGCGCCCTGAGGGGTTGGCTGACGCACGCCGCGTCGGGACTGCGCGCCCGCCTTAAGAGGACAACCTGTCCGGCCTGCGTGGTCGCCGCCCGATCGGAGTCCGTCCACCTCCAACAACTGCTGGACCTGCTTGGAGACAAGACTTTCTCCGGGAAGTACCGCAACTCTTCCGGCATCTGCATCCCGCACTTCCTCGTCGCCGAGGAAACCCAAGCCGGCCACCCACACTTCGCCAAGCTCCGGCAACTCCAGGTCCGCGCCGCCCAGTCCCTGCACGACACCCTCGACCGTTTCACCGAGAAACACGACCACCGCGCGCGGGAGGAGATCACCCCGGCCGAAGCCAATGCCTGGATCGACGCCATGGAGTTCCTGGGCGGGAAGCGCGGTGTGTTCGATAACGAGATGCGGCGCCCCGCACGTTGGTCTTGGCGAAGTCTCTTCAAACGGTAG
- a CDS encoding ABC transporter permease — protein sequence MNQTMNADTQEPVSADTLEPVSAQVSSGSRRRRRMWRAMKRNKTTLVGLVLTTLILLVALFAPWLVPFDPVQQNLMKGDMPPGAEHVLGTDSFGRDVLSRIIMGARVSLGIALSAVGMALIFGSTLGVVAGYKGGAIDTATVRLTDLLMTFPTTILGLMVLAVLGSGMVNLSIAIAIAITPRFARIARGSAIALRERDFIQGARALGMSDARIICKHVLPNISNEVLVVASLWTATAILQEANLSFIGLGVKPPTPSWGGMIRDGVNQLLNQPWLSIAPGAAIFAVVLAFNMIGDGLRDILDPRTMD from the coding sequence GTGAACCAAACCATGAACGCCGATACGCAAGAACCCGTGAGCGCCGATACCCTGGAACCCGTGAGCGCCCAGGTCTCGTCCGGCAGCCGCCGGCGCCGCAGGATGTGGCGCGCCATGAAGCGCAACAAGACCACGCTGGTGGGGCTTGTCCTGACCACGCTGATCCTGCTGGTGGCCCTGTTCGCCCCGTGGCTGGTCCCCTTCGATCCGGTCCAGCAGAACCTCATGAAGGGAGACATGCCGCCCGGAGCGGAGCACGTGCTGGGCACGGACAGCTTCGGCCGGGACGTGCTCTCGCGCATCATCATGGGGGCGCGCGTGTCCCTGGGCATCGCCCTGTCCGCGGTGGGCATGGCGCTGATCTTCGGCAGCACCCTCGGCGTGGTCGCGGGCTACAAGGGCGGCGCCATCGATACCGCCACGGTCCGGCTGACGGACCTCTTGATGACCTTCCCCACGACGATCCTCGGGCTGATGGTGCTGGCCGTCCTGGGCTCCGGCATGGTGAACCTCTCCATTGCCATCGCCATCGCCATCACGCCGCGCTTCGCCCGCATCGCCCGCGGCTCCGCCATCGCGCTCCGGGAGCGGGACTTCATCCAGGGAGCCCGGGCCCTCGGCATGAGCGACGCGCGCATCATCTGCAAGCACGTGCTGCCCAACATCTCCAACGAAGTGCTCGTGGTCGCGAGCCTGTGGACCGCCACCGCCATCCTCCAGGAAGCCAACCTGAGCTTCATCGGCCTCGGCGTGAAGCCGCCCACCCCCAGTTGGGGCGGCATGATCCGCGACGGCGTCAACCAACTCCTCAACCAGCCCTGGCTCTCCATCGCCCCCGGCGCCGCCATCTTCGCCGTGGTCCTCGCCTTCAACATGATCGGCGACGGGCTGAGGGACATCCTCGATCCGAGGACCATGGATTGA
- a CDS encoding molybdopterin-dependent oxidoreductase, which translates to KAGRRVFMHLSLEEESRTVSKPAVRVRLRTGVDRDGKLVARDCLVHVDGGAYSDSGPRVTQKAGYRAPGPYRIPHLRSHAYTVYTNTVPAGAFRGMGTPQVAWAYESQMDMIAREMGWDPVEFRLKNLLDKGEEFAPGETPLDTDLKEGLRRAAEEIGWGEELEPDCGIGVACGCKDGGGNFKISSARVEVDDGGGITLHEGTIEIGQGSHTAMARITARELGVRPTEVQVASLDTDSTPFDMGTYASSATTVMGLAVQKAARAVREQLVEAARSMGQSPDAAATLANGEVRLAEIAFPFSALVRHVKGAGGVITGEGRQVSERDPDAPLGAKAPFWEVGWGAAKVHVDRDTGEVRVLKYVGIADAGKAINPQQCHTQEQGAFLQGLGQALFEETVYENGLMLTPDALTYRLPKISDLPDEQVNILFENANGAGPYGAKGLGESGILPVPSAIANAVDQAVGVRITDLPITGEKIWRALNK; encoded by the coding sequence GGCAAGCTCGTGGCGCGGGACTGCCTCGTGCACGTGGACGGCGGCGCCTACTCGGACTCGGGTCCCCGGGTCACCCAGAAGGCGGGATACCGGGCGCCCGGCCCGTACCGCATCCCGCACCTGCGCTCCCACGCCTACACCGTCTACACCAACACCGTGCCGGCCGGCGCGTTCCGCGGCATGGGCACGCCCCAGGTGGCGTGGGCCTACGAATCGCAGATGGACATGATCGCCCGGGAGATGGGCTGGGACCCGGTGGAGTTCCGGCTCAAGAACCTGCTCGACAAGGGCGAGGAGTTCGCCCCCGGCGAGACCCCCCTGGACACCGACCTCAAGGAGGGACTGCGACGCGCCGCCGAAGAGATCGGCTGGGGCGAGGAGCTGGAACCCGACTGCGGCATCGGCGTCGCCTGCGGCTGCAAGGACGGCGGCGGCAACTTCAAGATCTCGTCCGCGCGCGTGGAGGTGGACGACGGCGGCGGCATCACCCTGCACGAGGGCACCATCGAGATCGGCCAGGGCTCCCACACCGCCATGGCGCGCATCACCGCCCGGGAGCTGGGCGTGCGCCCCACGGAGGTCCAGGTGGCGTCCCTGGACACCGACTCGACTCCCTTCGACATGGGCACCTACGCCAGCAGCGCCACCACGGTCATGGGGCTCGCGGTGCAGAAGGCCGCCCGGGCCGTCCGCGAGCAACTCGTCGAGGCCGCCCGCTCCATGGGCCAGAGCCCCGACGCCGCCGCGACCCTGGCCAACGGCGAGGTGCGCCTGGCGGAGATCGCCTTCCCCTTCTCCGCGCTGGTGCGGCACGTCAAGGGGGCGGGCGGCGTCATCACCGGCGAGGGCCGCCAAGTGAGCGAGCGTGATCCCGACGCCCCCCTCGGCGCCAAGGCGCCCTTCTGGGAGGTGGGATGGGGCGCCGCCAAGGTCCACGTGGACCGGGACACCGGCGAGGTGCGCGTGCTCAAGTACGTCGGCATCGCCGACGCCGGCAAGGCCATCAACCCGCAGCAGTGCCACACCCAGGAGCAGGGCGCCTTCCTGCAGGGGCTCGGCCAGGCGCTGTTCGAGGAGACCGTGTACGAGAACGGCCTGATGCTCACCCCCGACGCCCTCACCTACCGCCTGCCGAAGATCTCCGACCTGCCGGACGAGCAGGTCAACATCCTCTTCGAGAACGCCAACGGCGCCGGCCCCTACGGCGCCAAGGGCCTGGGCGAAAGCGGCATCCTCCCCGTCCCGTCCGCCATCGCCAACGCCGTCGACCAAGCCGTGGGCGTACGCATCACCGACCTGCCGATCACCGGAGAGAAGATCTGGCGGGCGCTGAACAAGTGA